One window from the genome of Leptospira broomii serovar Hurstbridge str. 5399 encodes:
- a CDS encoding alginate export family protein, which yields MSKNGLKLASLAIGLAAFSFPIQTDAQGQPGMDPTINSETKPIDPAAPPLPPKEKQEAKPIQNSAEKTDSNGDSRQGIVKEKEIYKSPLVGNTPGEYLRNLQVTPEQNKIIRSNSDLWIQDRFRVGFSVRPRYESVNNMDFNKTTADNSNVFTGQTQFYLIADINKYVIFKATLQDSRVWGGEQSPAYSGTSRFELGTNGGVVYDTTKTSQNQVPVLNSTSFREAFFDIRKPDQSLRLRLGRQIIDFGDGRILGAANDNQIGNSTDGLRFTGKYASSVLDAFGSVVTAQYNSSGLVSANTSLPNTYLVGANNFTKVASWLALDVYDFTVLKKYNPANANTAVNKPTDQQNTYGFRLTNRTENNALPEGMLFDWTIEAAWQGGYDGLRVGTSWLQNATDGNTGAGAINAFNNKNLLIENENQRYNAHFLTLQAGVNPTKDLRIGIQYVYASGDPNRSDSTVGTWNAPFPTRRIATGFVPYSGNGIAGAFFWQNAKDYSVHIKWSAGKWGTFIINPHFYYKAKLQDAYYNNNGIVTGGLAASTEDFSNNQKYNYSAQHLGKKIGSELDLIYIVTPWENVSIWGGIAFVRAGDSIRNAHVSVPTSTAPSIYTGKPDASYFFLQTVFAI from the coding sequence ATGTCGAAAAATGGATTAAAACTAGCGAGCCTCGCTATCGGATTAGCCGCATTTTCCTTTCCAATTCAGACTGATGCCCAGGGGCAACCAGGTATGGACCCCACAATTAATTCCGAAACGAAACCGATAGATCCGGCAGCCCCCCCTCTACCGCCTAAGGAAAAGCAAGAAGCAAAGCCCATACAAAATAGCGCGGAAAAAACGGACAGCAACGGCGATAGCCGCCAGGGCATCGTTAAAGAAAAAGAAATCTACAAAAGTCCATTGGTGGGAAATACCCCCGGTGAATACCTTAGAAACCTTCAGGTAACTCCTGAGCAAAACAAGATCATCCGCTCCAACTCGGACCTCTGGATCCAGGATAGATTCCGAGTAGGCTTTTCCGTTCGACCAAGATACGAGTCGGTCAATAACATGGATTTTAATAAGACGACCGCGGATAATTCGAACGTATTTACCGGACAGACCCAATTTTATCTTATCGCAGATATTAATAAATATGTAATATTTAAGGCGACATTGCAGGATTCCCGGGTATGGGGAGGAGAACAGTCGCCGGCATATTCCGGAACATCCCGTTTCGAATTAGGCACCAATGGCGGGGTGGTTTATGATACTACTAAAACTTCTCAAAATCAGGTCCCGGTTCTCAACAGCACGTCGTTCCGAGAGGCGTTCTTCGATATTCGCAAGCCGGACCAGTCCCTGCGACTGCGCCTGGGGCGACAGATCATCGATTTCGGTGACGGGCGAATATTAGGCGCAGCAAACGACAATCAGATCGGAAACTCGACGGACGGACTCCGGTTCACCGGAAAATATGCAAGCAGCGTATTGGACGCATTCGGGAGTGTCGTAACGGCGCAGTACAATTCATCCGGGCTAGTAAGTGCAAACACATCGCTTCCGAATACCTACTTAGTTGGAGCCAATAACTTTACGAAAGTTGCAAGCTGGCTTGCCTTGGATGTCTATGATTTTACGGTTCTAAAAAAATATAATCCGGCTAACGCTAACACTGCGGTTAATAAACCAACCGACCAGCAGAATACGTACGGTTTTCGTTTAACGAATAGAACCGAAAACAATGCTCTTCCCGAAGGAATGTTATTCGACTGGACTATCGAAGCTGCCTGGCAAGGCGGATACGACGGCCTACGAGTAGGCACAAGTTGGCTTCAAAATGCTACCGACGGAAATACCGGCGCCGGTGCGATCAACGCATTTAATAACAAAAACCTACTGATCGAAAATGAAAACCAAAGATATAACGCTCACTTCCTCACTTTGCAGGCTGGAGTGAATCCGACCAAGGATTTAAGAATCGGTATTCAATACGTATATGCGTCCGGCGATCCGAATCGAAGTGATTCGACAGTAGGAACCTGGAACGCGCCGTTTCCGACAAGACGGATCGCGACCGGGTTCGTTCCATATAGTGGAAACGGTATTGCAGGTGCATTCTTTTGGCAGAACGCAAAAGATTACTCCGTTCATATCAAATGGAGCGCCGGAAAATGGGGGACGTTCATAATTAATCCTCATTTTTATTATAAGGCGAAACTTCAGGACGCTTATTATAATAATAATGGAATTGTTACCGGCGGTTTGGCGGCTAGTACGGAAGATTTTTCCAATAATCAAAAGTACAACTATTCGGCCCAACATTTGGGAAAGAAAATCGGATCAGAGTTGGATTTAATTTATATCGTAACGCCTTGGGAAAACGTTTCTATATGGGGAGGCATCGCGTTCGTTCGCGCGGGAGACTCCATTCGAAACGCGCATGTGTCGGTTCCTACTTCTACTGCACCTTCGATCTATACCGGGAAACCGGATGCGTCTTATTTCTTTTTGCAAACGGTATTCGCAATATAG
- a CDS encoding DUF4384 domain-containing protein, which yields MMGRFLSIPDSIQEFTDERCSLSKLNRIAAIGFSLAFLFSCATVAPSTVQNKEIYTTNANVQFLEKYQVAILDSSDRAIPLEEELKDLLIQSGKVIVIDRKKTADALNEISLSLQGLADKENAPKIGKLLSAQKLIQIKESGRKWSVELVDVQTSKIDFNRSFSEGGSQKAFQELVDFLSRNLLLRNLSGLRPKQSSIKVSLSSSRKLYKNNDPVSFEVKVSEDCYLYLILLQSDGESILLFPNDSSPSNFAKAGDTILIPDGKSGYILAAGEPFGSDMIKAIASKKSLNLFDSTPVPGTPFGRIVNPFDVISRGIKKINTEIRDEDWNTAEIMIQTEAD from the coding sequence ATGATGGGTCGTTTTCTCTCGATCCCGGACTCTATACAAGAGTTTACCGACGAGAGGTGTTCGCTTAGCAAATTGAATCGGATTGCGGCGATCGGGTTCTCTCTTGCATTTCTATTTTCCTGTGCGACGGTCGCCCCTTCCACCGTCCAAAACAAAGAAATTTATACTACAAATGCAAATGTTCAATTTTTGGAGAAATATCAGGTAGCCATCCTGGATTCCTCTGATCGCGCCATACCGCTCGAAGAAGAGCTAAAGGATTTATTAATCCAATCTGGAAAGGTGATCGTCATTGACAGAAAGAAAACCGCCGACGCGCTCAACGAAATTTCTCTTAGCCTGCAAGGATTGGCTGATAAGGAGAATGCTCCGAAAATCGGAAAACTACTTTCCGCCCAGAAGTTGATTCAGATTAAAGAATCGGGCCGTAAATGGTCGGTGGAGTTAGTCGACGTACAGACATCCAAGATCGATTTTAACCGGTCGTTTTCCGAAGGTGGTTCTCAAAAAGCATTTCAGGAATTGGTGGATTTTTTGTCCAGAAACCTTCTACTCAGGAATCTAAGCGGACTACGACCCAAACAAAGCTCGATAAAAGTAAGTTTGAGTTCTTCTAGAAAGTTGTATAAAAATAACGACCCGGTTTCTTTCGAAGTTAAGGTCTCGGAAGATTGTTATTTATATTTAATATTACTACAAAGCGATGGAGAATCGATCTTACTATTTCCTAACGATAGCTCTCCTTCTAATTTCGCAAAAGCCGGGGACACCATTCTCATTCCGGATGGAAAATCTGGATATATATTGGCGGCAGGTGAACCGTTCGGTTCTGACATGATTAAGGCAATAGCATCGAAAAAAAGTTTGAATCTCTTCGACTCCACTCCCGTGCCGGGAACTCCCTTCGGAAGGATCGTAAATCCTTTCGACGTAATTTCAAGAGGTATCAAAAAAATTAATACAGAAATTCGTGACGAAGATTGGAATACCGCGGAAATCATGATCCAGACGGAAGCCGATTGA